The Raphanus sativus cultivar WK10039 unplaced genomic scaffold, ASM80110v3 Scaffold4367, whole genome shotgun sequence genomic sequence gtttaccaatgtacttttaaagctaaccggattatttacccaatatataaggtgattttttttatttcattttccgcgaaattcagaaaccctaacagttctctctcaccggcgatatcaaaggcgattcgaattcccactatttccaaacaaccatcgttctcaacatcggctatctatctcacttcattctcaccgttgtcgccgcagcttcttctaaccctagcgccgccgattcctctaaaccctagcacccccgcttccactatttccgaacaaaccgtcgccctcgccaccgtgctcaccaacgttctcaccgccgcttcctctaaacactagctagcaccaccgcttcttctaaaccctagcgccgccgcttcttctctgtaaaccgtagcgccgtttctctgtaaaccctaacgccggtaagtcatcaaactcgaggaaaagatgaacataaaacgttgtctctttcaatttactcattctcaccgtttcacgtttattttttcagatctataaccacaatgacgagtactccaactccttctgcgactaatcaggtccgcttgaaatttttctactggaagacttgtaagtaagtcgtctggaaagtcttcaaactggacgacttagtacgtccatttggaagactttccagacgacttaaatataagtcgtcaactaagtcgtccagttggacgactttctagacgacttatattaaagtcgtctactaagtcgtctggagtaacaattaaggcgtgattgatttagcttgtgttctgacttctattgttgtctttgattatttgtcagacaaaaaggatggatattccagaactcccccgtaggttatacacattaggggaagagccagaaccccacaatagcatttcgtatcatacggataacaagaagttgcatactgctcttagggaagctctcactgatgctgaatttgaagagctcaaggagtcgagattgggagttttcatcaagttcaaggagcagggatttggttgggcttcaaggctggttcactacttgctctgtttaaagctggacattaagaagaagtacgagatgtggtgtctcgttggtccagaacctgcgaggttttcactgttagagtttgaaaacatcactggtctaaactgcgagtacatcgaggaccttgagacaccagaatgtgaagttaccccagagatggtttctttctgggggatgatgggagttcatctggaagctgggccaactactgatcagataatagcagcactgaagagatgcggggattggtccaggaaAGATCgtaagcgactcgcgtacctttccatcttcactggattcattgaagggagaaagttttcaaccgctacacgagctactctggcaaggctagtgatggatttagaacggtttgagaattatccatgggggagagtcgcgtttaaggtgctgatggactctttgtggaacaaagatattactggctgttacaccgtggatgggtttatacaagttcttcaggtctgggcgtacacagctattccgggattgggtgctagtattggtagtcccagagcaaacagtccgtctccaccgattctggcttacgagggcagcagaggccgcggattcatgaaagctgttatcttgagtcaggtacctttccatcttcacttaattaagttgtctggaaagtcttccagctggacgacttagtagacgacttattataagtcgtctggaaggtcttccagctggacgacttagtagacgacttataataagtcgtctggaaagtcttccagctggacgacttagtagacgactgaaggtcgtccagctggacgacttagtagacgacttataataagtcgtctggaaggtcgtctggaaggtcgtccagctggacgacttagtagatgacttataattaagtcgtctatttagtattttgtttcaaatatctaactcgatatTTAGTAGATGACTTAGTAGATGACTTATAACAAAAtactcaaaaggcaaagcctattcctcaaacgaaacagcctgctcctcgaacgaaacagcctactcctcaaaaggcaaagcttactcctcctcaaaagaaacagacttctcctcaaaagaaacagccttctcctcaaaagaaacagccttctcctctgcccaaagaggtaagtcgtccagggtcttctagttgtccagacaacttttatttaagtcgtccagggtcaactagtcgtccagacaacttttatttaagtcgtccagggttaacttgtgtgcaatttttattgcagagattgttgccggaggatacagcagatgaggcgatctcggtatataagatcttgccggaggataaagcagatggtgtcacctccaaagagattgttcctctcacttccactgaccaaccgagcttcgcttccaacgatcaacaaccgagcttcgcttccaccgatccaagcgttccagtttcagaaccgagcctggttgtattggacaaaacatctcccactgcttctgtgcgtgcaaggagtgaacaaacgaagaaacctgctcccacgtagatatctccttatacggcagagagaaggaaactccttagagtgggaaagtataatccatttcccacactaaacagacctaagatgaaggagctcgctgattggttgaaaactgatccgtaagtgattgctttacccataatagcttgatttagtctaccaaaactgattgcttttttgtttgcagtgattatttcactaaggaagaggacaaaccacgtacatcaccaacttggtggtatcaaaaactccggacatccaaagcatggctggaagacgtagtaagtcttctgcttatctttaagtcgtctggtaacttgtctttgtatagatttgtaaatatataagtcgtctggaaggttttccagctggacgacttacaaataagtcgtcgtctggtaacttgtctttgtatagatttgtaaatatataagtcgtctggaaggttctaacttgtattattttatatgcagcatatagatgcttggatgaatgtgctgaggcagaggtataaggagaacccacaatgtttccggagcgagcgaatgtgcttcctggatcacaactttacccagtcttggagagaacagtatctggtcttcaaaacatcgtcgtctgatcacaatggtttaggaaaaatgctacctagtggggcggcgagtttgtatgacggatcaatgccttcattttgccaatcaaacaagaagtggggggaggacattgatgatatctatgcgccactgaacttggacaacaaacattgggtggctatttggatatcgatccctaagaggcacatagtcgtctgggacagcataccttcaactaccataccagaaagatgggatgagataatggagccttttctcgagatggtcccttatctgattgtggagtgcggagaccagatgcatgggttggagcgatacacttatgagagactcctcaaagatgtacccacggccaacaatggtgattgtggcgtgtacgctgcaaagtacattgaatgtcatgctcttggggtcccctttagccctaaagactttgctaggtccaatgcgaagactatgagggatactatggctttggctatatggacggagcttgttgatcagcatctgaaagataatgaggatggtggtatgtttgtaggcatgtatgattagatacacaaatcaatttgtatagattttttaacttgtatagattttttaacttgtatagattttttaacttgtatagatacacaaatcaatttgtatatttgaactatttgtatacacaaatctatttgtatatttgaactatttgtttacacaaatctatttgtatgtttgtgggcatgtatgatttatttgattttctaacttgtatagattttctaacttacaaataagtcgtctggaaggttttccagctggacgacttacaaataagtcgtctggaaggttttccagctggacgacttacaaataaggtcgtctaaaaaaaataaggtagtctaaaaataaaatacactggacgacttacaaataaggtcgtctaaaaaaaataaggtagtctaaaaataaaatacactggacgacttcgtaaaaggtcgtctaaaaaaaatacacttgaagggatagtagaaggtagtctaaacactggacgacttaaatacactggacgacttaaatacactggacgacttcgtaaaaggtcgtctaaaaaaaatacacttgaagggatagtagaaggtagtctaatacactggacgacttcgtagaaggtagacgaaacactggacgacttagaaattagtcgtctggacgggtaatcaagactggacgacttatatttaggtcgtctggacaactagtcaactggttgtgtacattgtggtttcgtatggccagtttccttgcagtttgagcatctccgtgccctgtgtttcttcctgggtttgtgtcccctcatcctagatagctccaaccaagattgccatcttgatttcttctgtctccccggaccacgctttacgtttggaggaaagcattctcgttcctcaatatgttgtgacacgataggatatatattctctgagtatcctgcatacagatgattctttgagtaaagtggacatacaagtgtgtcgatatgcacaccagcatgtgttccagctgctatagcatgagagcaaggtattttctccactccatagacaccacaaccacactttacatgttccaaatcaaccgcacagtccattttgccacctttgacaaagaaacgccatccatcaattggttcgaccgtcatcgtatccgctatctctgatcgaacagcaagcaagtat encodes the following:
- the LOC130507344 gene encoding uncharacterized protein LOC130507344; translated protein: MTSTPTPSATNQTKRMDIPELPRRLYTLGEEPEPHNSISYHTDNKKLHTALREALTDAEFEELKESRLGVFIKFKEQGFGWASRLVHYLLCLKLDIKKKYEMWCLVGPEPARFSLLEFENITGLNCEYIEDLETPECEVTPEMVSFWGMMGVHLEAGPTTDQIIAALKRCGDWSRKDRKRLAYLSIFTGFIEGRKFSTATRATLARLVMDLERFENYPWGRVAFKVLMDSLWNKDITGCYTVDGFIQVLQVWAYTAIPGLGASIGSPRANSPSPPILAYEGSRGRGFMKAVILSQVPFHLHLIKLSGKSSSWTT